A window of the Bufo gargarizans isolate SCDJY-AF-19 chromosome 1, ASM1485885v1, whole genome shotgun sequence genome harbors these coding sequences:
- the LOC122930393 gene encoding gastrula zinc finger protein XlCGF17.1-like — translation MMEENQPLISQANSTKSLNYKPQDEDIRQRSSGENVITLNVHPGVHSTDLSFNPPNLEEASPDQSQIVTTYTGQKGGKRFQGGIEFTKRSRLSTHKKKNTGKKPYSCSECAKCFTEKRKCFQHERMHRGEKPYSCSECGKCFTTKSYLVVHERIHTGEKPYSCPECGKCFTTKSYLVIHERIHTRVKPYSCSECGDCFTRKSSLVRHERSHKAKKTFHTRVKPYSCLECGKCFTTKSYLVVHERIHTGENLYSCSECEKCFASKSSLIIHQRLHTGVKPFSCSECWKCFVTSGSLREHQRIHTGEKPYICSECDKRFSDKSSLVRHWRYHIGEKPYSCLTVLSVSPTVLLILVTIVSS, via the exons atgatggaggagaaccagcctcttatatcacaag CAAATTCCACAAAATCCTTAAATTATAAACCACAAGATGAAGACATCAGGCagcgctcttcaggagaaaacgTAATCACTCTTAATGTTCATCCAGGAGTTCACAGTACAGATCTATCATTTAACCCCCCTAATCTTGAGGaagcttctcctgaccaatcacagattgttaccacATATACAGGTCAGAAAGGGGGTAAAAGGTTTCAAGGTGGTATAGAGTTCACAAAAAGATCAAGACTttctacacacaaaaaaaaaaacactggaaagaagccatattcatgttcagaatgtgcaaAGTGCTTTACAGAGAAACGGAAATGTTTTCAACATGAGAGAATGCACaggggagagaagccatattcatgttcagaatgtgggaaatgttttacaacaaaatcatatcttgttgtacatgagagaattcacacaggagagaagccgtattcatgtccagaatgtgggaaatgttttacaacaaaatcatatcttgttatacatgagagaattcacacacgGGTGAAGCCAtattcttgttcagaatgtggggaTTGCTTTACAagaaaatcaagtcttgttagacatgagagaagtcacaaagCAAAGAAGACGTTTCACACACGGGTGAAGCCAtattcttgtttagaatgtgggaaatgttttacaacaaaatcatatcttgttgtacatgagagaattcacacaggagagaatctgtattcctgttcagaatgtgagaaatgttttgcaAGTAAATCAAGTCTGATTATACATCAAAGACTTCACACAGGagtaaagccattttcatgttcagaatgttggAAATGTTTTGTTACGAGTGGCAGTCTTAGagaacatcaaagaattcacacaggagagaaaccatatatatgttcagaatgtgacaaACGTTTTTCAgacaaatcaagtcttgttagacATTGGAGATATCAcataggagagaagccatattcat GTCTCACtgtcctttctgtctctcctacTGTGCTATTGATATTGGTAACAATAGtatcatcatga